Proteins encoded in a region of the Gulosibacter sediminis genome:
- the argF gene encoding ornithine carbamoyltransferase, whose protein sequence is MIRHFLRDDDITAAEQSTILDLAAKLKEDRFLARPLEGPQSVAVIFDKSSTRTRVSFHVGVSELGGSPLIFTTASSQLGGKETPSDTARVLERMVEAIVWRTYAQSGLEQMADGARVPIVNALSDDFHPCQLLADLLTIREHRGATQGQKLVFVGDGASNMGHSYLLACAIAGMHVAVASPEGYLPREDVVARARELAAEQGGSVEVGTDAAALVADADVVVTDTWVSMGLEEERAERVAAFESYRVTQELMGHAKSDAIFLHCLPADRGYEVDADVIDGPQSAIWDEAENRLHAQKALLVWLLAQARGVELP, encoded by the coding sequence ATGATCCGCCACTTCCTTCGCGACGATGACATCACCGCCGCCGAGCAGAGCACGATTCTTGACCTCGCAGCGAAGCTGAAGGAAGACCGATTCCTGGCGCGACCCCTCGAGGGCCCGCAGTCGGTCGCGGTCATCTTCGACAAGAGCTCCACGCGCACGCGGGTCTCGTTCCACGTCGGTGTCTCGGAGCTCGGCGGCAGCCCGCTCATCTTCACCACCGCATCCAGCCAGCTTGGCGGCAAGGAAACCCCGTCCGACACCGCGCGGGTGCTCGAGCGCATGGTCGAAGCGATCGTCTGGCGCACCTACGCGCAGTCGGGCCTCGAGCAGATGGCCGACGGCGCGCGCGTGCCGATTGTCAACGCGCTCAGCGACGACTTCCACCCTTGCCAGTTGCTCGCCGACCTGCTCACGATTCGTGAGCACCGCGGCGCGACGCAGGGGCAGAAGCTCGTGTTCGTCGGCGACGGCGCGAGCAACATGGGCCACTCGTACCTCCTCGCCTGCGCGATCGCCGGCATGCATGTCGCGGTCGCGTCGCCCGAGGGCTACCTGCCTCGTGAGGATGTGGTGGCTCGTGCCCGCGAGCTCGCGGCAGAGCAGGGTGGCTCGGTCGAGGTCGGCACCGACGCGGCCGCGCTGGTGGCCGACGCCGATGTGGTCGTCACCGACACCTGGGTGTCGATGGGCCTCGAGGAGGAGCGCGCCGAGCGCGTCGCCGCCTTCGAGTCGTACCGCGTGACGCAGGAGCTCATGGGACACGCGAAGAGCGACGCGATCTTCCTCCACTGCCTGCCGGCCGACCGCGGTTATGAGGTCGACGCCGACGTGATCGACGGCCCGCAGTCGGCGATCTGGGACGAGGCCGAGAACCGGCTCCACGCACAGAAGGCGCTGCTCGTGTGGCTGCTCGCGCAGGCCCGCGGCGTCGAGCTACCGTAA
- the argB gene encoding acetylglutamate kinase has translation MSGDTHPWLAASTAKVETLIEALPWMQQYHDEIIVVKFGGNAMVESELIEAFAQDIAFLRYAGIKPVVVHGGGPHISRMLDRFGIESEFRAGYRYTSAEAIEVVRMVLGGQVARELVSAINDVAPVATGTSGEDAGLFQAQRKTTDASGKPIDLGHVGEIVAVNPQVVSADIAAGRIPVVSTIASDIDAPRKALNINADRAAAALAVALGARKLVMLTDVEGLYRNWPDRSSLISSISAEELRPMVPNLESGMIPKVQACLEAVDGGVSRATIIDGRVAHSTLLEIFTTDGFGTEVMP, from the coding sequence ATGTCTGGCGACACCCACCCATGGCTCGCGGCCTCGACCGCGAAGGTCGAGACGCTCATCGAGGCCCTGCCCTGGATGCAGCAGTACCACGACGAGATCATCGTCGTGAAGTTCGGCGGCAACGCCATGGTCGAGTCCGAGCTCATTGAGGCGTTCGCGCAAGACATCGCGTTCCTGCGCTACGCGGGCATCAAGCCCGTCGTCGTGCACGGCGGCGGCCCGCACATCTCACGCATGCTCGACCGCTTCGGCATCGAGTCGGAGTTTCGCGCCGGGTATCGGTACACCTCCGCGGAGGCGATCGAAGTCGTGCGCATGGTGCTCGGTGGCCAGGTCGCCCGCGAGCTCGTCTCGGCGATCAACGATGTCGCGCCGGTCGCCACCGGCACGTCGGGGGAGGACGCCGGGCTGTTTCAGGCGCAGCGTAAGACCACGGATGCGTCGGGCAAGCCGATCGACCTCGGTCACGTCGGCGAGATTGTCGCGGTCAACCCCCAGGTCGTCTCGGCCGACATCGCGGCCGGCCGCATCCCCGTCGTCTCGACCATCGCGAGTGACATCGACGCGCCCCGCAAAGCGCTCAACATCAACGCCGACCGCGCGGCTGCCGCGCTCGCGGTGGCGCTCGGCGCCCGCAAGCTCGTCATGCTCACCGACGTCGAGGGTCTCTACCGCAACTGGCCCGACCGATCGTCACTCATTTCGTCGATCAGCGCCGAGGAGCTCCGCCCTATGGTGCCGAACCTCGAATCGGGCATGATCCCCAAGGTGCAGGCGTGCCTCGAAGCGGTCGACGGCGGTGTCTCGCGCGCAACCATCATCGACGGCCGGGTCGCTCACTCGACCCTGCTCGAAATCTTCACCACCGACGGCTTCGGCACCGAGGTCATGCCCTAG
- the argJ gene encoding bifunctional glutamate N-acetyltransferase/amino-acid acetyltransferase ArgJ, translated as MTITTPKGFRAAGVAAGIKKSGGRDVVVVVNDGPSAAAAAVFTSNRCEAHPVTWSRRILEDGVASAVVLNSGGANCFTGAFGAETTELTANRAAELLQLQPSDVIVCSTGLIGSGDEKFRQGVLTGVKLAVAELADDETAAQHAADGILTTDSVAKTALREGTGYSIGAIAKGAGMLAPGLATMLVVITTDADLESAQLDTALREATRLSFDRVDSDGAMSTNDTVALLASGASGTAADEGEFTSLLVDLCQDLARQLQADAEGASHDITITTTGAATEDEAVAVSRAVSRSNLFKTAIFGNDPNWGRVLAAIGTTDAQFVPQQIDVSMNGVMVCRAGTPDAPVDTVDLTPRKTAVLIDLHAGDATASILTNDLTHDYVHENSAYSS; from the coding sequence GTGACCATCACTACCCCCAAGGGTTTCCGCGCCGCCGGCGTCGCCGCAGGTATTAAGAAGAGCGGCGGCCGCGACGTTGTGGTGGTCGTCAACGACGGACCGTCGGCCGCGGCCGCGGCCGTGTTCACGAGCAACCGTTGCGAGGCGCACCCCGTGACCTGGTCGCGGCGCATCCTCGAAGACGGCGTCGCCTCGGCGGTCGTCCTCAACTCGGGTGGCGCGAACTGCTTCACCGGCGCGTTCGGCGCCGAGACGACCGAGCTCACGGCGAACCGCGCCGCCGAACTGCTGCAGCTGCAGCCGAGCGACGTCATCGTCTGTTCCACGGGCCTGATCGGTTCGGGCGACGAGAAGTTCCGCCAGGGCGTGCTCACGGGTGTCAAACTCGCGGTCGCCGAGCTCGCCGACGACGAAACGGCCGCGCAGCATGCCGCCGACGGCATCCTCACCACCGACTCGGTGGCGAAAACCGCGCTGCGCGAGGGCACCGGCTACTCGATCGGCGCGATCGCGAAGGGTGCGGGCATGCTCGCCCCGGGCCTCGCAACGATGCTCGTCGTCATCACGACCGACGCCGACCTCGAGTCGGCGCAGCTCGACACGGCGCTGCGCGAGGCCACTCGCCTCAGCTTCGACCGCGTCGACTCCGACGGCGCCATGTCGACGAACGACACCGTCGCGCTGCTCGCTTCGGGCGCATCCGGCACCGCGGCCGACGAAGGCGAGTTCACGAGCCTGCTCGTCGACCTCTGCCAGGACCTCGCTCGCCAGCTCCAGGCCGACGCCGAGGGCGCGAGCCACGACATCACGATCACCACCACCGGCGCGGCCACGGAAGACGAGGCGGTCGCCGTCTCGCGCGCCGTCAGCCGCTCGAACCTCTTTAAGACCGCGATCTTCGGCAACGACCCAAACTGGGGCCGCGTGCTCGCCGCGATCGGCACGACCGACGCACAGTTCGTGCCGCAGCAGATCGACGTGTCGATGAACGGCGTCATGGTGTGCCGCGCCGGCACACCCGACGCGCCCGTCGACACCGTCGACCTCACGCCGCGCAAGACCGCGGTGCTCATCGACCTCCACGCCGGCGACGCAACCGCGAGCATCCTCACCAACGACCTCACGCACGACTACGTGCACGAAAACAGCGCCTACTCGTCGTAG
- the argC gene encoding N-acetyl-gamma-glutamyl-phosphate reductase gives MTFSVAVAGASGYGGGELLRLLAGHPEFEVRTVTAHQQAGQSLRTVHPHLASYGDLELQPTDAAHLRGHDIVFLALPHGKSAALSAELEGEAKLLVDAGADHRLEREQDWTDYYPGDFAGTWTYGMPELVLADGGKQRAQLPGTQRIAVPGCNVTAVSLALAPAIRAGLIEPDALAAVLAVGPSGAGKKASVGMLGSELIGNVVPYNAFGGHRHNPEIRQNLRRASGAEVRLSFTPVLVPAARGILATSSGTLVDGVDQARIDEVYRDAYGDETFIEVLTDGRLPRTNDVLGSNRTQLAVGIDERAGRLIAISAIDNLGKGTAGAAIQSANLALGLEESLALPLNGVAP, from the coding sequence ATGACGTTTTCGGTAGCGGTTGCTGGGGCTAGTGGGTACGGCGGCGGCGAGCTGCTGCGGTTGCTTGCGGGCCATCCCGAATTCGAGGTGCGCACTGTTACGGCGCACCAACAGGCCGGGCAGTCGTTGCGAACGGTGCACCCGCACCTCGCGAGCTACGGCGACCTCGAACTGCAGCCGACCGACGCGGCGCACCTGCGCGGCCACGACATTGTCTTTCTCGCGCTGCCGCACGGGAAGTCGGCGGCGCTCTCGGCCGAGCTCGAGGGCGAGGCGAAGCTGCTCGTCGACGCCGGGGCCGATCACCGCCTCGAACGCGAGCAGGACTGGACCGACTACTACCCGGGCGACTTCGCCGGCACCTGGACGTACGGCATGCCCGAGCTCGTGCTCGCCGACGGCGGCAAGCAGCGCGCGCAGCTTCCGGGCACCCAGCGCATCGCGGTGCCGGGCTGCAACGTCACCGCGGTGAGCCTCGCGCTCGCACCGGCAATCCGCGCGGGCCTGATTGAGCCGGATGCGCTCGCGGCAGTCCTCGCGGTCGGTCCCTCGGGCGCGGGGAAGAAGGCCTCCGTGGGCATGCTCGGCAGCGAGCTCATCGGCAATGTCGTGCCCTACAACGCGTTCGGCGGGCACCGCCACAACCCGGAGATCCGGCAGAACCTGCGCCGCGCATCCGGCGCCGAGGTGCGCCTCTCATTTACGCCCGTGCTCGTGCCCGCGGCCCGCGGCATTCTCGCGACCAGCTCGGGCACCCTCGTCGATGGCGTCGACCAGGCCCGCATCGACGAGGTCTACCGCGACGCGTACGGCGACGAGACCTTCATCGAGGTGCTCACCGATGGCCGCCTACCCCGCACGAATGACGTGCTCGGCTCGAACCGCACGCAGCTCGCCGTCGGTATCGACGAGCGCGCCGGCCGCCTCATCGCGATCAGTGCCATCGACAATCTCGGCAAGGGCACCGCCGGTGCCGCCATCCAGTCCGCGAACCTCGCCCTCGGCCTCGAGGAGTCGCTCGCACTTCCCCTGAACGGAGTCGCCCCGTGA
- a CDS encoding SufS family cysteine desulfurase: protein MSSSVITDARARELRRDFPILAEQVHGEQLVYLDFGATAQRSTAVLDAERDFLQHRNAAVHRGAHELAALSTSDFEDARDTIAHFIGADADEIAWQAGATDALNTVTLGIAAASRGRGGDESAPLRLGPGDEIVITEAEHHANLVPWQELALATGATLKWVPANERGTWTIDDARAVVTEATKVIAFAHVSNVTGMIAPVEQLVELAASVGAITVLDACQSVPHRPVDFHALGVDFAAFSSHKMTGPNGLGVLYGRRERLAQLPPARTGGSMIEIVTMESTTFMDPPTRFEAGTQAVPQVIGLAAACRYLEGVGMAAVAEHEESLGALMVERLSAIDGVTVIGDDASVPRSGLAAFIVDGVHSHDVSQFLDARGIAVRGGHHCAQPLHRRLGVTASTRASSYFTTTNDDIDALIAALGDVRAYFGADR from the coding sequence ATGTCTTCCTCCGTAATTACCGACGCCCGAGCCCGCGAGCTTCGCCGCGACTTTCCGATTCTCGCCGAGCAGGTGCATGGCGAACAGCTCGTCTACCTCGACTTCGGCGCGACCGCGCAACGCTCGACCGCCGTGCTCGATGCCGAACGCGACTTCCTTCAGCACCGCAACGCGGCCGTGCACCGCGGCGCGCACGAGCTCGCCGCGCTCTCGACCAGCGACTTCGAGGATGCCCGAGACACGATCGCGCACTTCATCGGTGCCGACGCCGACGAAATTGCGTGGCAGGCTGGGGCCACGGATGCGCTCAACACCGTGACGCTCGGCATCGCGGCCGCCTCGCGGGGTCGCGGCGGCGACGAGTCGGCTCCCCTGAGGCTCGGCCCCGGCGACGAGATCGTCATCACCGAGGCGGAGCACCACGCGAACCTCGTGCCGTGGCAGGAGCTCGCGCTCGCCACCGGCGCCACCCTGAAGTGGGTGCCCGCGAATGAACGAGGCACTTGGACCATCGACGACGCCCGCGCCGTCGTGACCGAGGCGACGAAGGTCATCGCCTTCGCTCACGTGTCGAACGTGACCGGCATGATTGCGCCGGTCGAGCAGCTCGTCGAACTCGCGGCCTCGGTCGGCGCCATCACGGTGCTCGACGCGTGCCAGTCGGTACCGCACCGCCCGGTCGACTTCCACGCCCTCGGCGTCGACTTCGCCGCGTTCTCGAGCCACAAGATGACGGGCCCGAACGGCCTCGGTGTGCTCTACGGCCGCCGCGAGCGCCTTGCGCAGCTGCCGCCGGCTCGCACCGGTGGCTCGATGATCGAGATCGTCACCATGGAGTCGACGACGTTTATGGACCCGCCCACCCGCTTCGAGGCGGGCACGCAGGCCGTGCCGCAGGTCATCGGCCTCGCCGCGGCCTGCCGCTATCTCGAGGGCGTCGGCATGGCCGCCGTTGCCGAGCACGAAGAGTCGCTCGGCGCCCTCATGGTCGAGCGGCTGTCGGCCATCGACGGCGTCACGGTGATCGGCGACGACGCCTCGGTGCCCCGCTCGGGCCTCGCCGCGTTCATCGTCGACGGCGTGCACTCGCATGACGTCTCGCAGTTCTTGGATGCCCGCGGCATCGCCGTGCGCGGCGGTCACCACTGCGCCCAGCCCCTGCATCGTCGCCTCGGCGTCACCGCGTCGACGCGAGCCTCGAGCTACTTCACCACCACGAACGACGACATCGACGCGCTTATCGCGGCGCTCGGCGACGTGCGCGCCTACTTCGGTGCCGACCGATGA
- the sufU gene encoding Fe-S cluster assembly sulfur transfer protein SufU — translation MSGLDSLYQDIILDASRRRTGEGEIAPFDAEHFEKNPSCGDEIRLRVRVEDDRVAEIGWVGDGCSISMASASIMVEQLVGQPVAQARAGVEALRGMLRKRGSDHLTDDEADLLGDAIAFEGVGKYVMRVKCAMLGWVALEAALREAEAA, via the coding sequence ATGAGCGGGCTCGACTCGCTCTATCAGGACATCATTCTCGACGCCTCGCGTCGCCGCACCGGCGAGGGCGAGATCGCGCCGTTCGACGCCGAACACTTCGAGAAGAACCCCTCGTGCGGCGACGAGATTCGCCTGCGCGTGCGCGTCGAGGACGACCGGGTCGCCGAGATTGGCTGGGTCGGCGACGGCTGCTCGATCTCGATGGCCTCCGCCTCGATCATGGTCGAGCAGCTCGTGGGCCAGCCCGTGGCGCAGGCTCGCGCCGGCGTCGAGGCGCTGCGCGGCATGCTCCGAAAGCGCGGCAGCGATCACCTCACCGATGACGAGGCCGATCTGCTCGGCGACGCGATCGCGTTCGAGGGCGTCGGCAAGTACGTCATGCGCGTGAAGTGCGCGATGCTCGGCTGGGTCGCCCTCGAGGCCGCACTGCGCGAGGCCGAGGCCGCCTAG
- the pheT gene encoding phenylalanine--tRNA ligase subunit beta codes for MRIPLSWLRDYVDVAADATPQDVLDAFVRVGLEDEAIHGGELSGPIVVGEVLEREPEPQKNGKTINWCQVRVAPEGESAADGGADVRGIVCGAQNFEVGDRVVVTLPGAVLPGDFRIAARKTYGHTSDGMMASQRELGLGDDHDGIIVLGKLGLEGEIGSPALPLFGLDDIAVEVNVTPDRGYAMSMRGLAREFSHATGAAIRDPALRPELDAIGAQALAASADAVRVPVTVADELAVREQPLSEVFAGIVVTGVDGTRPSPSWLSGRLRLAGIRSLGLLIDITNYVMLELGQPIHGYDLDQLRGGINVRRATAGERLTTLDGRDRELSDEDILITDDRGPIGLAGVMGGAETELSNETKNVFIEAATFASVSIARTARRHKLPSEASRRFERGVDAAVTAKAAARVAELLVELAGGTVEAAGSVLGEAARRETITMPVELPAKLMGVDYDRSEVVASLEAVGCEVEGDDVLTVTPPTWRGDLTEPVTLVEEVGRLGGFDRIPSIVPQATSGHGPSREQALRRQLSDVLAAAGAVEVLSYPFVTEEENVLFDSADGTPVPSVKLANAMDAKTAWLRRSILPGLAGVAHRNVSRGRPSVAVFELGRVFRPVAGVEYGVAELPPVAQRPSAEKLAELNAGIPPQPYSLSLLLVGERTAKQPGLDAVAYSWHDALEYLDRVSLATAAELRVRQGSHGAFHPGRCAEVFVVDAAGEEHAIGFAGELHPEVAEAHDLPRVVGAVELDVDALLAHSERHVSAGTIVGFPAATQDLSLLVSREVPAADVRDAVREGAGELLEDIRLVDDYRGRGLEETEKSLTFALRFRADDRTLTAAEATEAKEAGAEKAAERFGATIRA; via the coding sequence ATGCGTATTCCCCTGTCTTGGCTGCGCGATTACGTCGACGTCGCGGCCGACGCGACGCCGCAGGATGTGCTCGACGCCTTCGTGCGCGTTGGTCTTGAGGACGAAGCGATTCACGGCGGCGAGCTCTCGGGCCCGATCGTCGTCGGCGAGGTGCTCGAGCGCGAGCCCGAGCCGCAGAAGAACGGCAAGACCATCAACTGGTGCCAGGTGCGCGTCGCGCCCGAGGGCGAGTCGGCGGCCGATGGCGGTGCCGACGTGCGCGGCATCGTCTGTGGTGCGCAGAACTTTGAGGTGGGTGACCGCGTCGTCGTCACGCTGCCGGGCGCGGTGTTGCCCGGCGACTTCCGCATCGCGGCACGCAAGACGTACGGTCACACCTCCGACGGCATGATGGCCTCGCAGCGCGAGCTCGGCCTCGGCGACGACCATGACGGCATCATCGTGCTCGGCAAGCTCGGGCTCGAGGGCGAGATCGGTTCGCCCGCTCTGCCGCTGTTCGGCCTCGACGACATCGCTGTCGAAGTCAACGTCACGCCCGACCGCGGCTACGCGATGTCGATGCGCGGCCTCGCGCGCGAGTTCTCGCACGCGACCGGCGCGGCGATCCGCGACCCGGCCCTGCGTCCCGAGCTCGACGCCATCGGCGCGCAGGCGCTCGCTGCATCGGCCGACGCGGTGCGGGTGCCGGTGACCGTCGCTGACGAGCTCGCCGTGCGCGAGCAGCCGCTCAGCGAAGTGTTCGCCGGCATCGTCGTCACGGGCGTCGACGGCACGCGACCCAGCCCGAGCTGGCTGTCGGGGCGCCTACGGCTTGCGGGCATCCGTTCGCTCGGCCTGCTCATCGACATCACCAACTACGTCATGCTCGAGCTCGGCCAGCCGATCCACGGCTACGACCTCGACCAGCTGCGCGGCGGCATCAACGTGCGCCGCGCGACGGCGGGGGAGCGCCTCACGACCCTCGACGGCCGCGACCGCGAGCTCTCCGACGAAGACATTCTCATCACCGACGACCGTGGCCCCATCGGCCTCGCCGGCGTCATGGGTGGTGCCGAGACCGAGCTGTCGAACGAGACGAAGAATGTGTTCATCGAGGCCGCGACGTTCGCGTCGGTCTCGATCGCGCGCACGGCTCGCCGGCACAAGCTGCCGTCCGAGGCATCGCGCCGCTTTGAGCGCGGCGTCGACGCTGCCGTGACCGCGAAGGCCGCGGCCCGCGTCGCCGAGCTGCTCGTCGAGCTTGCCGGCGGCACCGTCGAGGCCGCGGGCAGCGTGCTCGGCGAGGCCGCGCGCCGCGAGACGATCACCATGCCGGTCGAGCTGCCGGCGAAGCTCATGGGCGTCGACTACGACCGCAGCGAGGTCGTTGCTTCGCTCGAGGCCGTCGGCTGCGAGGTCGAGGGCGACGACGTGCTCACGGTGACGCCGCCGACATGGCGCGGCGATCTCACCGAACCAGTCACGCTCGTCGAGGAGGTCGGTCGCCTCGGCGGCTTCGACCGCATCCCGTCGATCGTGCCGCAGGCAACGAGCGGGCACGGCCCGAGCCGTGAGCAGGCGCTGCGCCGCCAGCTCTCCGACGTGCTCGCCGCCGCGGGCGCCGTCGAGGTGCTCTCGTACCCGTTCGTGACCGAAGAAGAGAACGTGCTGTTTGACTCGGCCGACGGCACCCCGGTGCCCTCGGTGAAGCTCGCGAACGCGATGGACGCGAAGACGGCATGGCTGCGCCGCAGCATCCTGCCCGGCCTCGCCGGCGTCGCGCACCGCAACGTGTCGCGCGGCCGCCCGAGCGTTGCCGTGTTCGAACTCGGCCGAGTGTTCCGCCCGGTCGCCGGCGTCGAGTACGGCGTCGCCGAGCTCCCGCCCGTCGCGCAGCGCCCGAGCGCCGAGAAGCTCGCCGAGCTCAACGCGGGCATCCCGCCACAGCCGTACTCGCTGTCGCTGCTGCTGGTCGGCGAGCGCACGGCGAAGCAGCCCGGCCTCGACGCCGTGGCCTACAGCTGGCACGATGCCCTCGAGTACCTCGACCGCGTTTCGCTCGCGACGGCCGCCGAGCTGCGCGTGCGCCAGGGATCGCACGGCGCGTTCCACCCCGGCCGCTGCGCCGAGGTGTTCGTGGTTGACGCCGCGGGCGAGGAACACGCGATCGGCTTCGCGGGCGAGCTGCACCCCGAGGTGGCCGAGGCCCACGACCTGCCGCGCGTGGTCGGCGCCGTCGAGCTCGATGTGGATGCGCTGCTCGCGCACTCCGAGCGCCACGTTTCGGCGGGCACGATCGTCGGCTTCCCGGCCGCGACGCAGGACCTCTCGTTGCTCGTCTCGCGCGAGGTGCCCGCGGCCGACGTGCGTGACGCGGTGCGCGAGGGCGCGGGCGAACTGCTCGAGGACATCCGCCTCGTCGACGACTACCGCGGTCGCGGGCTCGAAGAGACCGAGAAGTCGCTCACCTTCGCGCTGCGCTTCCGTGCCGACGACCGCACGCTGACCGCCGCCGAGGCCACGGAGGCCAAGGAGGCCGGCGCCGAGAAAGCGGCCGAGCGCTTCGGCGCGACGATCCGCGCGTAG
- the pheS gene encoding phenylalanine--tRNA ligase subunit alpha — protein MSQEHPITPEAVGDAEQSALAAIAQAADAAALKQVRAEHLGEASALAKLNAAMRDVPNDQKKEAGKLVGQARGRVNQAFASREGELAEAEAAARLEAERVDVTAFHARERNGARHPLTMLRDRVSEIFMGMGWDVVDGPELESEWYNFDSLNFDADHPARALQDTFFVDPVDRHLLMRTHTSPLQMRSMLERGAPLYVLAPGRTYRTDELDATHTPVFTQFEGIAIDRDLSMAHLRGTLEHFARQMFGDEAKIRLRNNYFPFTEPSAEMDIWHPLAKGGPRWIEWGGCGMVHPNVIKAAGLDPEEFRGFAFGMGVERTLMFRNELTDMHDIVEGDVRFSEQFGMVI, from the coding sequence GTGAGTCAAGAACACCCGATTACTCCCGAAGCGGTCGGTGACGCCGAGCAGTCTGCGCTCGCCGCGATCGCCCAAGCAGCGGATGCGGCTGCGCTCAAGCAGGTGCGCGCCGAGCACCTCGGTGAGGCCTCCGCCCTCGCGAAGCTCAACGCTGCCATGCGCGATGTGCCGAACGACCAGAAGAAAGAGGCCGGCAAGCTTGTCGGTCAGGCCCGCGGCCGCGTGAACCAGGCGTTTGCGTCGCGCGAGGGCGAGCTCGCCGAGGCCGAGGCCGCGGCGCGACTCGAGGCCGAGCGCGTCGACGTCACCGCCTTCCACGCGCGCGAGCGCAACGGTGCCCGGCACCCGCTCACGATGCTCCGCGATCGCGTAAGCGAGATCTTCATGGGCATGGGCTGGGACGTCGTTGACGGCCCCGAGCTCGAGAGCGAGTGGTACAACTTCGACTCGCTCAACTTCGACGCTGACCACCCGGCCCGCGCGCTGCAGGACACCTTCTTCGTCGACCCGGTCGACCGCCACCTGCTCATGCGCACGCACACCTCGCCGCTGCAGATGCGCTCGATGCTCGAGCGCGGCGCGCCCCTGTACGTGCTCGCCCCGGGCCGCACCTACCGCACCGACGAGCTCGACGCGACGCACACCCCGGTGTTCACGCAGTTCGAGGGCATCGCGATCGACCGCGACCTCTCGATGGCACACCTGCGCGGCACGCTTGAGCACTTCGCGCGCCAGATGTTTGGCGACGAGGCGAAGATTCGCCTGCGCAACAACTATTTCCCCTTCACCGAGCCGAGCGCCGAGATGGACATCTGGCACCCGCTCGCGAAGGGCGGCCCGCGCTGGATCGAATGGGGCGGCTGCGGCATGGTGCACCCGAACGTGATCAAGGCGGCCGGGCTCGACCCCGAGGAGTTCCGTGGCTTCGCGTTCGGCATGGGCGTGGAGCGCACGCTGATGTTCCGCAATGAGCTCACCGATATGCACGACATCGTCGAGGGCGACGTCCGCTTCAGCGAACAGTTTGGAATGGTGATTTAG
- a CDS encoding amino acid ABC transporter permease, producing MSASVLYDAPGPKTRRTSNIISAIVTAAVVILLGWFIFALGQPRTTANGAELVGLWDASRWDIFFDPDDAGELWEGLLWRGLVLGTLRAAGLAAVLALILGFLFALGRMARHAWIRIPVTIVLEFFRGMPVLLMMLFIMLGLSVGAYPAVVGALAIYNGAIIGEALRSGVAALPRGQAEASLSLGMTRMQTRFLIEFPQAFRQMLPIIVAQLVVLLKDTSLAYIVAYPELLRTSTTMKDYYGSGNYSFSFFFVTLVIYLAVNLTLSWIARRLARNRSGQAVGARRRGNKSRGAAPTPPPGQIGVDTSLLSIGQPDGMTGRSRPDTGK from the coding sequence ATGAGCGCCTCAGTTCTCTACGACGCCCCCGGCCCGAAGACCCGCCGAACCTCGAACATCATCTCGGCCATCGTCACGGCGGCGGTCGTGATCCTGCTCGGCTGGTTCATCTTCGCCCTCGGGCAACCGCGCACAACGGCGAACGGCGCCGAACTTGTCGGCCTGTGGGATGCCTCGCGTTGGGACATCTTCTTCGACCCCGACGACGCGGGCGAGCTGTGGGAGGGCCTGCTCTGGCGTGGCCTCGTGCTCGGCACCCTGCGCGCCGCCGGCCTCGCGGCCGTGCTCGCGCTCATCCTCGGCTTCCTCTTCGCACTCGGCCGCATGGCGAGGCACGCGTGGATCCGCATTCCCGTCACGATCGTGCTCGAGTTCTTCCGCGGAATGCCCGTGCTGCTGATGATGCTGTTCATCATGCTCGGCCTCTCGGTCGGGGCGTACCCCGCCGTCGTCGGCGCCCTCGCGATCTATAACGGCGCGATCATCGGTGAGGCCCTGCGCAGCGGTGTCGCGGCGCTGCCGCGCGGCCAGGCCGAAGCGTCGCTGTCGCTCGGCATGACGCGCATGCAGACGCGCTTCCTTATCGAGTTCCCGCAGGCGTTCCGACAGATGCTGCCGATCATCGTCGCGCAGCTCGTCGTGCTGCTCAAGGACACCTCGCTCGCCTACATCGTCGCGTACCCCGAACTGTTGCGCACCTCGACGACGATGAAGGATTACTACGGCTCGGGTAACTACTCGTTCTCATTCTTCTTCGTCACGCTCGTGATCTACCTCGCGGTGAACCTCACGCTGAGCTGGATTGCCCGCCGCCTCGCGCGCAACCGCTCGGGTCAGGCCGTCGGCGCGCGCCGACGCGGCAACAAGAGCCGCGGCGCCGCCCCGACGCCGCCTCCCGGCCAGATTGGCGTCGACACCTCGCTGCTCTCGATCGGGCAGCCCGATGGGATGACCGGGCGCAGCCGCCCCGACACCGGCAAGTAA